The following coding sequences lie in one Rutidosis leptorrhynchoides isolate AG116_Rl617_1_P2 chromosome 4, CSIRO_AGI_Rlap_v1, whole genome shotgun sequence genomic window:
- the LOC139845437 gene encoding protein RADIALIS-like 1, producing MASSSMSSRGSGSWTAKQNKAFEKALAVFDRDTPDRWHNVAKAVGDKTAEEVKQHYDDLVEDVKHIESGRVPYPNYRTAGRA from the coding sequence ATGGCATCTAGCTCAATGTCTTCACGTGGGTCGGGTTCATGGACTGCAAAGCAGAATAAGGCGTTCGAGAAGGCTCTGGCTGTGTTTGACAGGGACACACCTGACCGTTGGCATAATGTCGCTAAGGCCGTTGGTGACAAAACTGCAGAGGAAGTTAAGCAGCATTACGATGACCTCGTGGAAGATGTCAAGCACATCGAGAGTGGCCGAGTTCCTTACCCAAATTACAGGACCGCTGGCCGGGCCTAG